A single region of the Halorubrum depositum genome encodes:
- a CDS encoding DUF5802 family protein: MFERFSSGYYLGELYVEPHDGDRAVIRRADHEQVNEQLYADGEGIERLDAPLVMKVGSGHIPVAGDDDVPSGTLALPHELADETLPDRRKVLLADADRAEALLRWEGWEPFVNA, translated from the coding sequence ATGTTCGAGCGATTTTCCAGCGGCTACTATCTGGGGGAACTGTACGTCGAGCCCCACGACGGCGACCGCGCCGTCATCCGGCGGGCCGACCACGAGCAGGTCAACGAGCAGCTCTACGCGGACGGCGAGGGGATCGAGCGGCTCGACGCGCCCCTCGTGATGAAGGTCGGCTCGGGTCACATCCCGGTCGCCGGCGACGACGACGTGCCGAGCGGGACGCTCGCGCTCCCCCACGAGCTCGCGGACGAGACCCTCCCGGACCGGAGGAAGGTGTTGCTGGCGGACGCCGATCGGGCGGAGGCGCTGCTGCGGTGGGAAGGGTGGGAGCCGTTCGTGAACGCGTAG
- the gcvPA gene encoding aminomethyl-transferring glycine dehydrogenase subunit GcvPA, whose translation MSGADGTPYAPHTDAETAEMLSAIGVDDEEALFDIPDEVAFDGEFGIEPRTEREIRAECSRIFGRNDDLTEFLGRGHYGHYVPSVVDHLSDRAEFLTSYTQYQPEISQGFLQALFEYQSMLVELTGLPVANCSMYDAATALGEAATLADRVRSTSGDTVLVPEQLREGKREVLANYCAGAGLTVERYPMADGNADVDAIADRVGDDVVMVYAENPTVRGCIEERLGAVGDLAAESDALFVLGSDVVSLAVLEEPASVGADVVVGEASVLGLPTAYGMGLGIFACSDEFLRQVPGRLVGASEDAGGDRAYTLTLQTREQHIRKERATSNICTNQAWVALRAAIHAASLGPDGLVDLANDCVREAAALADRIDGLKGAVAPVHDRHHVREFAVRVDQPAAAIAEDLEAEGFAVHVVGEHLLQVCVTDLNAGRADDLVAAFEEVI comes from the coding sequence ATGAGCGGGGCGGACGGCACCCCGTACGCGCCCCACACGGACGCCGAGACCGCCGAGATGCTCTCGGCGATCGGCGTCGACGACGAGGAGGCGCTGTTCGACATCCCCGACGAAGTCGCCTTCGACGGCGAGTTCGGGATCGAGCCGCGGACGGAGCGGGAGATCCGCGCGGAGTGTTCGCGGATCTTCGGGCGGAACGACGACCTGACCGAGTTCCTCGGCCGGGGCCACTACGGCCACTACGTGCCGAGCGTCGTCGACCACCTCTCGGACCGCGCGGAGTTCCTCACGAGCTACACCCAGTACCAGCCGGAGATCTCGCAGGGGTTCCTCCAGGCGCTGTTCGAGTACCAGTCGATGCTGGTGGAGCTCACCGGGCTCCCGGTCGCGAACTGCTCGATGTACGACGCCGCGACCGCGCTCGGCGAGGCGGCGACGCTCGCGGACCGCGTCCGGTCGACCTCGGGCGACACCGTCCTCGTCCCCGAGCAGCTCCGCGAGGGGAAACGCGAGGTGCTCGCGAACTACTGCGCCGGCGCCGGTCTCACCGTCGAGCGGTACCCGATGGCCGACGGCAACGCCGACGTCGACGCCATCGCCGACCGCGTCGGCGACGACGTCGTCATGGTGTACGCCGAGAACCCGACGGTCCGCGGCTGTATCGAGGAGCGCCTCGGGGCGGTCGGCGACCTCGCGGCCGAGAGCGACGCGCTGTTCGTCCTCGGGTCGGACGTGGTGTCGCTGGCGGTTCTCGAGGAGCCGGCGAGCGTCGGCGCCGACGTCGTCGTCGGCGAGGCGAGCGTCCTCGGGCTCCCGACCGCCTACGGGATGGGGCTCGGGATCTTCGCCTGTAGCGACGAGTTCCTCCGGCAGGTTCCGGGGCGGCTCGTCGGCGCGAGCGAGGACGCCGGCGGCGACCGCGCGTACACCCTCACGCTCCAGACCCGCGAACAGCACATCCGGAAGGAGCGGGCGACCTCCAACATCTGCACGAATCAGGCGTGGGTGGCGCTCCGCGCGGCGATCCACGCCGCGTCGCTCGGGCCGGACGGGCTCGTCGACCTCGCGAACGACTGCGTCCGCGAGGCGGCCGCCCTCGCCGACCGGATAGACGGGTTGAAGGGCGCCGTCGCGCCGGTCCACGACCGACACCACGTCCGGGAGTTCGCCGTGCGCGTCGACCAGCCGGCCGCGGCGATCGCCGAGGACCTGGAGGCCGAGGGGTTCGCGGTCCACGTCGTCGGCGAGCACCTCCTGCAGGTGTGCGTGACCGACCTGAACGCCGGGCGAGCCGACGACCTCGTCGCGGCGTTCGAGGAGGTGATCTGA
- a CDS encoding PGF-CTERM sorting domain-containing protein: protein MTRSGSDPAVRSLLAVSLVAVLLVAALGVAGGAAGGDRGAAGETTFHGSVGPASFDGDETAGTAGAADGERGTGTSQVGDSDAIRLRNELFATEEAGTVGVTTRAELPDRVTEFRVTLLSANGDAVEADGFERADDAGTDGSTWAWDGETRNPSLTYATDANDTVEEAGPLGARGSYRFVDTGEWALVRTPRTSASWSYTGQYDGQVRLTRENAVDGEGVASQAMAFIGPYEEHVREADGQRYRLIVPAAADLEATPEEVFGVFESASTALQVGARDETVFAVAAPTDGAEWGVRGLQIGDADVWVRDTEPAGTADDVWTHEYVHTRQAYRADASGRWITEASATYYAALFALDRGDADFEAFERTLARGERDPDASAVLADPGTWERNPDYTKGALVAGEIDRRLRVATGGSASLATVLRDLNAADGPITNEDVLDAVEAAAAEGADAETAAEIRAEAERLTTTRETAETWDRAAHAEAFGETPAQVGYALADDGVRATGEYRDRPVARDPVELVAGETLAVAVDVANTGGVAGEYDLALTVDGEAVESRSGTVDAGAETTERFEHSFAEPGEHAVRIAGERMTVVVSEPAPPSVRGVSTGADRVTAGESVRVVATVENDAKLPAGGDVEFRVDGQTVGTAPVRLDADDKGTVARNVTLGGSSGGIGGDRTVTVSVVGPADEASTTVTVEGDGPLGGATDDGVPGFGPVAAVVALGAAAGLFGRRDP, encoded by the coding sequence ATGACACGGTCGGGTTCGGATCCCGCGGTTCGGTCTCTCCTCGCCGTCTCGCTCGTCGCGGTCCTGCTCGTCGCCGCGCTGGGGGTCGCCGGAGGCGCGGCGGGCGGCGACCGCGGTGCGGCGGGCGAGACCACCTTTCACGGATCGGTCGGCCCCGCCTCGTTCGACGGGGACGAGACCGCCGGGACCGCCGGAGCCGCCGACGGGGAGCGAGGCACCGGGACGAGCCAGGTCGGCGACTCTGACGCGATCCGCCTGCGGAACGAGCTGTTCGCGACCGAGGAAGCCGGGACGGTCGGCGTCACGACGCGGGCGGAGCTGCCCGACCGCGTCACGGAGTTCCGGGTGACCCTGCTCAGCGCGAACGGGGACGCGGTCGAGGCCGACGGCTTCGAGCGGGCCGACGACGCCGGCACCGATGGATCGACGTGGGCGTGGGACGGGGAGACGCGGAACCCCTCGCTCACCTACGCGACGGACGCCAACGACACCGTCGAGGAGGCGGGGCCGCTCGGCGCCCGCGGCTCCTACCGGTTCGTCGACACGGGCGAGTGGGCGTTGGTCCGGACGCCGCGGACGAGCGCGAGCTGGTCGTACACCGGGCAGTACGACGGACAGGTCCGGCTGACGCGGGAGAACGCCGTCGACGGCGAGGGAGTCGCTTCCCAGGCGATGGCGTTCATCGGCCCGTACGAAGAGCACGTCCGCGAGGCGGACGGCCAGCGTTATCGGCTGATCGTCCCCGCGGCGGCCGACCTCGAGGCGACTCCCGAGGAGGTGTTCGGCGTCTTCGAGTCGGCGTCGACCGCGCTGCAGGTGGGCGCGCGCGACGAGACGGTGTTCGCGGTGGCGGCGCCCACCGACGGCGCCGAGTGGGGAGTCCGCGGGCTCCAGATCGGCGACGCCGACGTGTGGGTCCGGGACACCGAGCCGGCGGGCACCGCCGACGACGTGTGGACCCACGAGTACGTCCACACGCGGCAGGCCTACCGTGCCGACGCGAGCGGCCGGTGGATCACCGAGGCGAGCGCGACCTACTACGCCGCGCTGTTCGCGCTGGACCGCGGAGACGCCGACTTCGAGGCGTTCGAGCGGACCCTGGCGCGCGGCGAGCGCGATCCCGACGCCTCGGCGGTGCTCGCCGACCCCGGCACGTGGGAGCGGAACCCGGACTACACGAAGGGCGCGCTCGTCGCGGGCGAGATCGACCGCCGCCTCCGCGTCGCCACCGGCGGGAGCGCCTCCCTCGCGACGGTCCTCCGCGACCTGAACGCCGCGGACGGGCCGATCACCAACGAGGACGTCCTCGACGCGGTCGAGGCGGCCGCGGCCGAGGGGGCCGACGCCGAGACCGCGGCCGAGATCCGCGCCGAGGCCGAGCGCCTGACGACCACGCGGGAGACGGCGGAGACGTGGGACCGCGCGGCCCACGCCGAGGCGTTCGGCGAGACGCCGGCGCAGGTCGGCTACGCGCTCGCGGACGACGGTGTCCGCGCGACCGGCGAGTACCGCGATCGCCCCGTCGCCCGCGACCCGGTGGAACTCGTCGCGGGCGAGACGCTCGCGGTCGCGGTCGACGTCGCCAACACGGGCGGCGTCGCGGGCGAGTACGACCTCGCGCTGACCGTCGACGGCGAGGCCGTCGAGTCCCGGTCCGGAACGGTCGACGCGGGCGCGGAGACGACCGAGCGCTTCGAGCACTCGTTCGCGGAGCCGGGCGAACACGCGGTCCGGATCGCCGGCGAGCGCATGACCGTCGTCGTCTCCGAGCCCGCGCCGCCGTCGGTCCGCGGCGTCTCGACCGGCGCGGACCGCGTGACCGCGGGCGAGTCGGTTCGCGTCGTCGCGACCGTCGAGAACGACGCGAAACTCCCCGCCGGCGGCGACGTCGAGTTCCGCGTCGACGGCCAGACGGTCGGAACGGCGCCGGTCCGGCTCGACGCCGACGACAAGGGGACGGTCGCCCGGAACGTCACGCTCGGGGGGTCGTCCGGCGGGATCGGCGGCGACCGGACGGTAACCGTGAGCGTCGTCGGACCGGCAGACGAGGCGTCGACGACCGTCACCGTCGAGGGCGACGGACCCCTCGGCGGAGCCACCGACGACGGCGTCCCCGGGTTCGGTCCCGTCGCCGCCGTGGTCGCGCTCGGCGCTGCCGCCGGGCTGTTCGGTCGGCGCGACCCCTGA
- a CDS encoding helix-turn-helix domain-containing protein, which translates to MTGTVAADGGDVTALAAGGDRAGIVESLRGRDRVDRVEVVEDEGAETVVRVAGPPPSYVAAARRAGVPVESPVEVADGCATLVVADDRERLSAFGRRLAVAGATVESTGDDEPDPLLTEAQRDLVRAAVEAGYYDTPRECTLTELAADRDIAKSTCSETLHRAEGQVMRRFVEDGFGAVAPADAGTERSVSSIDEIADGGEDDAPRGSEASGVTATEP; encoded by the coding sequence GTGACGGGGACCGTGGCCGCTGACGGGGGCGACGTCACCGCGCTGGCGGCGGGGGGCGACCGCGCCGGGATCGTCGAATCCCTCCGCGGTCGCGACCGCGTCGATCGGGTCGAGGTGGTCGAAGACGAGGGAGCGGAGACGGTCGTTCGCGTGGCCGGGCCGCCGCCGTCGTACGTCGCGGCCGCGCGCCGTGCCGGCGTCCCGGTCGAGTCGCCCGTCGAGGTCGCGGACGGGTGCGCGACCCTCGTGGTGGCCGACGACCGCGAGCGGCTCTCCGCGTTCGGCCGCCGGCTCGCGGTCGCGGGCGCCACCGTCGAGTCGACCGGCGACGACGAGCCCGACCCGCTCCTCACCGAGGCCCAGCGCGACCTCGTCCGCGCCGCCGTCGAGGCGGGCTACTACGACACGCCGCGGGAGTGCACGCTCACCGAGCTCGCCGCCGACCGCGACATCGCCAAGTCCACCTGCAGCGAGACGCTCCACCGCGCCGAGGGACAGGTGATGCGGCGGTTCGTCGAGGACGGATTCGGTGCGGTCGCTCCCGCCGACGCCGGGACCGAGAGGTCGGTCTCGTCGATCGACGAGATCGCCGACGGGGGAGAGGACGACGCGCCCCGCGGCTCCGAGGCGTCGGGCGTGACGGCGACGGAACCGTAG
- the gcvH gene encoding glycine cleavage system protein GcvH, with protein MSFEIPDELRYLESHEWTTTGGDTVRVGVSDFAQDELGDVVFVELPEVGDEVTAGEAFGVVESIKAVSDLYAPVSGEVVAVNEDLFDRPELVNEDPYGDGWLLEVDPAEGGEAEGLLDADEYDAQIA; from the coding sequence ATGAGCTTCGAAATTCCCGACGAGTTGCGGTACCTGGAATCGCACGAGTGGACCACGACCGGCGGCGACACCGTCCGGGTCGGCGTCTCCGACTTCGCGCAGGACGAGCTCGGCGACGTCGTCTTCGTCGAGCTCCCCGAGGTCGGCGACGAGGTGACCGCCGGCGAAGCCTTCGGCGTCGTCGAGTCGATCAAGGCCGTCTCGGACCTGTACGCTCCCGTCTCGGGCGAGGTCGTCGCCGTCAACGAGGACCTGTTCGACCGGCCGGAGCTCGTCAACGAGGACCCGTACGGCGACGGGTGGCTGCTCGAGGTCGACCCGGCCGAGGGCGGGGAGGCCGAGGGGCTCCTCGACGCCGACGAGTACGACGCGCAGATCGCGTAG
- a CDS encoding rhodanese-like domain-containing protein yields MDGEIDPEELAALLDGEGEYPPTDLRIVDIRDRRAFDRGHLPGSECVPFPELTTRVEELAGASRIVTVCPHGIASRQAAQLIGSYAGVEDARVESLRGGIEGWEREVGDLATTARGDDDPDASDGAADEGPEAPF; encoded by the coding sequence ATGGACGGCGAGATCGACCCCGAAGAGCTGGCGGCGCTCCTCGACGGCGAGGGTGAATACCCCCCGACCGACCTCCGGATCGTCGACATCCGCGACCGGCGGGCGTTCGACCGCGGCCACCTTCCGGGAAGCGAGTGCGTCCCGTTCCCGGAGCTGACGACCCGCGTCGAGGAGCTGGCGGGCGCCTCGCGGATCGTCACCGTCTGCCCGCACGGGATCGCCAGCCGGCAGGCCGCCCAGCTGATCGGGAGCTACGCCGGCGTCGAGGACGCGCGCGTCGAGAGCCTCCGCGGCGGTATCGAGGGGTGGGAGCGCGAGGTCGGCGATCTGGCGACGACAGCGAGAGGGGACGACGACCCCGACGCGAGCGACGGCGCGGCCGACGAGGGCCCCGAGGCCCCCTTCTGA
- a CDS encoding cupin domain-containing protein: MPRVNESKLDWTETDRGETRFRRKQLSEAAGGEGIGCSLYELPAGAKSWPYHYHAANEEAIYVLAGEATLRHDGETETVEAGDYVAFAADASGAHRVVNEGDEPVRYLAMSTMTEPDVTVYPDSDTFGVYVGSPPGGREERSLEGYYEIDGDVDYWEM; this comes from the coding sequence ATGCCACGAGTTAACGAGAGCAAGCTCGACTGGACGGAGACGGACCGCGGCGAGACCCGGTTCCGCCGGAAGCAGCTCTCCGAGGCGGCCGGCGGCGAGGGGATCGGCTGCAGCCTCTACGAGCTCCCGGCCGGCGCGAAGTCGTGGCCGTACCACTACCACGCCGCCAACGAGGAGGCGATCTACGTCCTCGCGGGCGAGGCGACCCTGCGGCACGACGGCGAGACCGAGACCGTCGAGGCGGGCGACTACGTCGCGTTCGCGGCGGACGCGTCCGGCGCCCACCGCGTCGTCAACGAGGGCGACGAGCCGGTCCGGTACCTCGCGATGTCGACGATGACCGAACCGGACGTGACCGTCTACCCCGACTCGGACACCTTCGGCGTCTACGTCGGGTCCCCGCCGGGCGGCCGCGAGGAGCGCTCGCTGGAGGGGTACTACGAGATCGACGGCGACGTCGACTACTGGGAGATGTGA
- a CDS encoding cupin domain-containing protein, whose amino-acid sequence MTLDRYADAVADLDPAAGEVETAELVVTDDVLVKAFVLGPDAAVDPHEHVDATNVFHVIEGEPTVVRDGTAEALAAPAVVLNERGAVHGARNDTDERAVLTASLCPLP is encoded by the coding sequence ATGACGCTCGACAGATACGCGGACGCCGTCGCCGACCTCGACCCCGCGGCGGGCGAGGTGGAGACCGCCGAGCTCGTCGTCACCGACGACGTGCTCGTCAAGGCGTTCGTCCTCGGTCCGGACGCCGCCGTCGACCCGCACGAACACGTCGACGCGACCAACGTCTTCCACGTCATCGAGGGAGAGCCGACGGTCGTCAGAGACGGGACCGCGGAGGCGCTCGCGGCGCCCGCGGTGGTCCTCAACGAGCGCGGCGCGGTCCACGGCGCCCGGAACGACACGGACGAGCGAGCCGTGCTCACGGCGAGCCTCTGCCCGCTCCCCTGA
- a CDS encoding NADP-dependent phosphogluconate dehydrogenase, protein MELGVIGLGRMGQIVVNRSLEAGHDVVAFDLSAEATATAAEAGAEPADSVEDLYDRLDGSDGGESAEGGKRIWLMVPAGDAVDATLADLEPHLDGDDVVVDGGNSRFRESVRRAEETDAAYLDCGTSGGPASAEAGFSLMVGGPAWAYEAMTPVFDAVATGPNGHDRMGESGSGHYVKMVHNGVEYALMQAYGEGFELLAEGRYDLDMESVARTWNNGAVIRSWLLELCEEAFREEGSDLGDVADHVAGGSTGTWTVEEALEQEVPVPIIYQALAERFDSRNEGRFSRRLANRLRYGFGRHEVARRSGGE, encoded by the coding sequence ATGGAACTCGGCGTCATCGGACTCGGGCGGATGGGGCAGATCGTCGTGAACCGGTCGCTGGAGGCGGGCCACGACGTGGTCGCGTTCGACCTCTCGGCCGAGGCGACGGCGACCGCGGCGGAGGCGGGCGCGGAGCCCGCGGACTCGGTCGAAGACCTCTACGATCGGTTGGACGGGTCCGACGGAGGCGAGAGCGCCGAGGGCGGCAAGCGCATCTGGCTCATGGTGCCCGCCGGCGACGCGGTCGACGCCACCCTCGCGGACCTGGAGCCGCACCTCGACGGCGACGACGTGGTCGTCGACGGCGGCAACTCGCGGTTCCGCGAGTCGGTCCGGCGCGCCGAGGAGACGGACGCCGCCTACCTCGACTGCGGCACGTCGGGCGGGCCGGCCAGCGCCGAGGCGGGGTTCTCGCTCATGGTCGGCGGGCCGGCGTGGGCGTACGAGGCGATGACCCCGGTCTTCGACGCGGTCGCGACCGGGCCGAACGGCCACGACCGGATGGGCGAGTCGGGCTCGGGCCACTACGTGAAGATGGTCCACAACGGCGTGGAGTACGCGCTGATGCAGGCGTACGGCGAGGGGTTCGAGCTGCTCGCCGAGGGCCGGTACGACCTCGACATGGAGTCGGTGGCGCGCACGTGGAACAACGGCGCCGTCATCCGGTCGTGGCTGCTGGAGCTCTGCGAGGAGGCGTTCCGCGAGGAGGGGTCGGACCTCGGCGACGTCGCCGATCACGTCGCCGGCGGCTCTACCGGGACGTGGACCGTCGAGGAGGCGCTCGAACAGGAGGTCCCCGTGCCGATCATCTATCAGGCGCTCGCGGAGCGGTTCGACTCGCGGAACGAGGGTCGCTTCTCGCGGCGGCTCGCGAACAGACTGCGGTACGGGTTCGGTCGTCACGAGGTCGCGCGGCGGTCGGGCGGGGAGTAG
- the fen gene encoding flap endonuclease-1: MGNADLRALAAIRDVAFEEIEGSVVAVDAHNWLYRYLTTTVKWTSEEKYTTADGVEVANLIGVVQGLPKFFEHDLIPVMVFDGAVTDLKADEVADRREKRERAEERRAAAEERGDTVEAARLEARTQRLTDTIQETTRELLRLLDVPIVEAPAEGEAQCAHMAATGTVDHAGSEDYDTLLFGAPTTLRQLTSKGDPELMELAATLDELELDRQGLIDVAMLCGTDFNEGVHGVGPKTAVKAVKEHGDLWGVLDARGAEIPNAAEIRELFMDPPAADVDVDADVNPDVAAARSYVVDEWGVAADEVERGFERIRESQVQTGLDRWS, encoded by the coding sequence ATGGGAAACGCGGACTTGCGCGCTCTCGCGGCGATCCGGGACGTCGCCTTCGAGGAGATAGAGGGGAGCGTCGTCGCCGTCGACGCGCACAACTGGCTGTATCGGTACCTCACGACGACGGTGAAGTGGACGTCCGAGGAGAAGTACACCACCGCCGACGGCGTCGAGGTCGCGAACCTGATCGGCGTCGTCCAGGGGCTCCCCAAGTTCTTCGAGCACGACCTGATCCCGGTGATGGTGTTCGACGGGGCGGTCACCGACCTGAAGGCCGACGAGGTCGCGGACCGGCGCGAGAAGCGCGAGCGCGCCGAGGAGCGGCGGGCCGCGGCCGAGGAGCGCGGGGATACGGTGGAGGCCGCCCGGCTGGAGGCCCGCACCCAGCGGCTCACCGACACGATTCAGGAGACGACCCGCGAGCTGCTCCGCCTGCTCGACGTGCCGATCGTCGAGGCCCCGGCCGAGGGGGAGGCGCAGTGCGCCCACATGGCCGCGACGGGGACCGTGGACCACGCCGGCAGCGAGGACTACGACACGCTGCTGTTCGGTGCCCCGACGACGCTCCGCCAGCTCACGAGCAAAGGCGACCCGGAGCTGATGGAGCTCGCGGCGACGCTCGACGAGCTCGAACTGGACCGGCAGGGGCTGATCGACGTCGCGATGCTCTGCGGCACCGACTTCAACGAGGGCGTTCACGGCGTCGGGCCGAAGACCGCGGTGAAGGCGGTGAAAGAGCACGGCGACCTCTGGGGCGTCCTCGACGCGCGCGGTGCCGAGATCCCGAACGCCGCCGAGATCCGCGAGCTGTTCATGGACCCGCCGGCGGCCGACGTCGACGTCGACGCCGACGTGAACCCCGACGTGGCGGCCGCCCGCTCGTACGTCGTCGACGAGTGGGGCGTCGCGGCCGACGAGGTCGAGCGCGGGTTCGAACGCATCAGGGAGTCGCAGGTCCAGACCGGGCTCGACCGGTGGTCCTAG
- the gcvPB gene encoding aminomethyl-transferring glycine dehydrogenase subunit GcvPB, with the protein MIHDQANYERETEDVREPLLSEKGEATVDVTDDSPLPDDLTRDELTLPSPSEPEIARHYTRLSQMNWAIDSGPYPLGSCTMKYNPKFTEDVAADPNAAVHPDRSERSTQGNLELQYRLQEFLAEIGGMDAVTLQPPAGAAGELTGILVAKAYHEHHGNDRSEVVIPASAHGTNFATAATAGYDVVELPSGDDGRVDVEALEAAVGDDTAALMLTNPNTVGLFERDIAEIADIVHDAGGLLYYDGANLNALLGRGRPGDMGFDVMHYNVHKTFATPHGGGGPGAGPVGVVDELAEFLPAPQVRENENASGYEGFEPERTIGKVHGFTGNWLVLIKAYAYIARLGDEGLADAAAKAVLNANYLAERIDLDVPHGPFHHEFAATAGERDAADVAKRMLDFGVHPPTTKWPEMVPEAMLTEPTEIEGQSSLDDLAEAFDLAYADTDEALDAAPNRTAAGRIDQVSAARNPRLSWQALDGE; encoded by the coding sequence GTGATCCACGACCAGGCCAACTACGAGCGCGAGACCGAGGACGTCCGTGAGCCGCTGCTCTCGGAGAAGGGGGAGGCGACCGTCGACGTGACGGACGACTCGCCGCTGCCGGACGACCTGACTCGGGACGAGCTCACCTTACCGTCGCCCTCTGAGCCGGAGATCGCCCGCCACTACACCCGGCTCTCGCAGATGAACTGGGCGATCGACTCCGGGCCGTACCCGCTCGGGAGCTGCACCATGAAGTACAACCCGAAGTTCACGGAGGACGTCGCCGCCGACCCGAACGCGGCGGTCCACCCGGACCGCTCCGAGCGGTCGACGCAGGGGAACTTAGAGCTCCAGTACCGGCTCCAGGAGTTCCTCGCGGAGATCGGCGGGATGGACGCCGTGACGCTCCAGCCGCCGGCGGGCGCGGCCGGCGAGCTCACGGGGATCCTCGTCGCGAAGGCGTACCACGAGCACCACGGCAACGACCGCTCCGAGGTCGTGATCCCGGCCTCGGCGCACGGGACGAACTTCGCGACCGCCGCGACCGCCGGCTACGACGTGGTCGAGCTCCCCTCCGGCGACGACGGGCGCGTCGACGTCGAGGCGCTGGAGGCGGCCGTCGGCGACGACACGGCCGCCCTGATGTTGACCAACCCGAACACGGTCGGGCTCTTCGAGCGCGACATCGCGGAGATCGCCGACATCGTCCACGACGCGGGCGGGCTGCTCTACTACGACGGCGCGAACCTCAACGCCCTGCTCGGCCGCGGCCGCCCCGGCGACATGGGGTTCGACGTGATGCATTACAACGTCCACAAGACGTTCGCGACGCCCCACGGCGGCGGCGGGCCCGGTGCCGGCCCGGTCGGCGTCGTCGACGAGCTGGCCGAGTTCCTCCCGGCGCCGCAGGTCCGCGAGAACGAGAACGCCAGCGGGTACGAGGGATTCGAGCCGGAGCGCACGATCGGGAAGGTGCACGGATTCACCGGCAACTGGCTCGTCCTGATCAAGGCGTACGCGTACATCGCCCGCCTCGGCGACGAGGGGCTCGCGGACGCGGCCGCGAAGGCCGTGTTGAACGCGAACTACCTCGCCGAGCGGATCGACCTCGACGTGCCGCACGGCCCCTTCCACCACGAGTTCGCGGCGACGGCGGGCGAGCGCGACGCCGCCGACGTCGCCAAGCGCATGCTCGATTTCGGCGTCCACCCGCCGACGACGAAGTGGCCCGAGATGGTCCCGGAGGCGATGCTGACGGAGCCGACCGAGATCGAAGGGCAGTCCTCGCTCGACGACCTCGCGGAGGCGTTCGACCTCGCGTACGCCGACACCGACGAGGCGCTCGACGCGGCGCCGAACCGGACCGCCGCGGGCCGCATCGACCAGGTCTCGGCCGCGCGGAACCCGCGGCTCTCGTGGCAGGCGCTCGACGGGGAGTAA
- a CDS encoding Vms1/Ankzf1 family peptidyl-tRNA hydrolase: MIDRLLGRAELKERIAELEEEKRHLERRAEAEEERRSDAVADRQRAEERVNDLEHRIESLEERLSRAEGGEESVEFRRVSDARGARLSDVLDRFRAVESADPEGLLTAFVPSDDAVPTSVSEWFGDRTRLVRRAAPAVVLADDSGAVSAAIAPPIEPEPFDRWDDAFRLEEPWFRPTGRFAFAVVRSDTFAMGTYEGTERVAFEGFASDVKGAHSKGGFSQGRFERRREGQIDDHLKKANRELAAVADAGDVDRVIVVGERSVLGEVREHADVTDVSDATGKPKAALENAFSDFWTARIHAI; this comes from the coding sequence ATGATCGACAGGCTGCTCGGGCGCGCCGAGCTGAAAGAGCGGATCGCGGAGTTGGAGGAGGAGAAGCGCCACCTCGAACGCCGCGCCGAGGCCGAGGAGGAGCGGCGGTCCGATGCGGTCGCCGACCGCCAGCGCGCCGAGGAGCGCGTCAACGATCTCGAACACCGGATCGAGTCGCTGGAGGAGCGGCTGAGCCGGGCGGAGGGCGGGGAGGAATCAGTCGAGTTCCGCCGCGTGAGCGACGCCCGCGGCGCGCGCCTGAGCGACGTCCTCGACCGGTTCCGGGCCGTCGAGAGCGCCGACCCGGAGGGGCTGCTCACGGCGTTCGTCCCGAGCGACGACGCGGTGCCGACGAGCGTGTCGGAGTGGTTCGGCGACCGGACTCGGCTGGTCCGGCGGGCCGCGCCCGCGGTCGTCCTCGCCGACGACTCGGGCGCGGTGAGCGCGGCGATCGCGCCGCCGATCGAGCCCGAGCCCTTCGACCGGTGGGACGACGCCTTCCGGCTGGAGGAGCCGTGGTTCCGTCCGACCGGCCGGTTCGCCTTCGCCGTGGTCCGGTCGGACACGTTCGCGATGGGCACGTACGAGGGGACCGAGCGCGTCGCCTTCGAGGGGTTCGCCTCCGACGTGAAGGGAGCCCACTCGAAGGGCGGCTTCTCGCAGGGGCGCTTCGAGCGCCGCCGCGAGGGCCAGATCGACGACCACCTGAAGAAGGCGAACCGGGAACTGGCCGCCGTCGCCGACGCGGGCGACGTCGATCGCGTGATCGTCGTCGGCGAGCGGAGCGTCCTCGGCGAGGTCCGCGAGCACGCCGACGTCACCGACGTCTCGGACGCGACCGGGAAGCCGAAGGCGGCGCTCGAGAACGCCTTCAGCGACTTCTGGACCGCCCGGATCCACGCGATCTGA